aaaaataacgaTTGAATTCTCAGCAAGCAACGagagtgaaaatgaaattgaagggaAAGTAGGGTTACTTGTTTTGACGGCGGTTGGGGGATTGAGTCGGTCAAGTCGGCGGATATTTGAGGACTGGTGGAATAACAGAAGGCCATCATGCAAACTTTATTAGGGCAAACGGAGAGTGACTCGAGTGATGTCTGAACCATCTGCACCGTCTGAGTGGGGACCAAGTTCGGGAGTCTGGACCGCCGCCATGAGAAGGAAACCGCCGTAGAAGGAAGTCGTCGCGATAGCATTTGTTCCCTCTATAAACCTCTCACACTTcagaccaaaataaaaacctctAACACTAGTGTTTTAGTGGAGggaaagggaaaacaaaacacgGCTCAAGTTACCCTTTTGGGATATTTTGTACCGATTATAAAGACGCAAATATTAGGCTCGCGTACGCAGAAGGCGCTAGCTCAACCCGCGGTTCTGGGGATATATTggtatatattttgtttctttttgttgaattatGTTGTTTAATTGGGATTTTATTTCGGACCTGCCTTGCCAATTGATTTAACCCTTTTCAGTAATCTTATTGTTACAACAACCATTAGCCCCCTCCCTCCTTTTTCCTGGTTGTACCAAATGAAGAACATGATTGAACCAAACGCAAATATATGGAAGCTGATTGGATTATGCAATCTGCTTGTATCCAGAGATGTTGCATTATGCAATCTGATTAGATACCCACCTCACTGGATATATGTATTCTATGCAATATGCATAGGAAGCCGGATATGTAAAGGGGTTCCCGTCTCTTTCAACAATAACATTGATAAAATAGTATTCCAAATCAaaaaccttctttttttctttttatacatAGTTGATAAATATTTGTTATGTCATTACACTTTATCATCATGGAACCACCATCTCGTCTCCTTGGGAGATCTGCCATTCCTGCAGTTCTTAATGTAATGATCATTATCTGCTGGGCGTTGCTGCACAATGATAAATTGCACGAATAATGGTCATGAGTTCATTCTACCCAATAATCATCAAAAGCTTGAATTCAACATATTGAAACAAACCTTCACAGTGGAACTCGATAACATGGAGAGAATGCTGATACAGATGGAACTAGCAGTCATGGCTGGAGACCATGAATCATATAGAATATCTGCAAATGAAATCAAAAACCATTAACCAACAAATCTAGCGAAGCTGCTCACCCTAACTCACAGTAGAGCATAATAACCACCAAGTACCGGAAAATTAAGTATTGCATTGCAGAAGCATGTAAAAGACAACAATAAATTAGAAACAAGAAGTCGTCATTGCTTGCGAAGGCAAGGGAACTATGTTCACCTTAGCCTCACATTCCAAAGGGAACAAAGGATTGCAAAAAGCACAAGATAATCCCCTTTTTTCTTATCTCATCTTTTCaagcaacaaaacaaagaaaaggtcTAGTGCCTGAAAGACCAAACTTTACACCTAGAGGGAACAATAGTAGCCTGAACTGTAAAAGCTCATAACTGCAATAACAAGGTTAGATGCGAACATGAGCAATGCAGAGTGACTCACAACACCATAGAGGATTCTATCCAATGACCACAGCCCCACAACTTTAACTGTGAGTAATCATGCCATTGGACTCACTACCGTTGCCTCATAAAGTAACCAAAAAAGGAGTGGTTTCTTAAAATTGAGGCTCCACTATAAATTATAATCTATTCGTCAAAATTTCTTAAGAATTCCGGTCCTTTGTTCTTAAATTCACAGTATGGTATGGTTATAATATTTGCTGTGATTCAATAATAAAAGCTATATGCCTTCTACCTCACTACTAGACATGACTTCTAGTTCATTTTTTTCGTCAAGTTTCTAACCAGGCCCATTCCGAATTTGAAAATCTCCAACCCAAGATGAATGCCCCAACATCTGATGTATTCACTACAGTAGGCACCAGACGATTGGGCGTGTGAGCCAACAAAACAATATTACCCGGCTTCTCAAATTTTAATCCAGATATATTCTTTCAGGTAACGGCTGACCTTCATTGGCTCGTCTTCTCCAAAAGTTAATGGACCATTCTAAACAGTGCTAGGATCAAAACAAATGCAGACACAATTAGTTTGCCTCAAGCTTAGGTGAACAGAGAAGGATACTCTCCAAGGCCAAACTTGCATGGTCTGCAAATTCAATAGACTCCAATTAAACTTATTGTATAAGTTTCCTAATTTGTAAGTAAACATTATGATGTAACAGCCAAACAACTTAACAACTTAACAACTAGTCATCATATTGATAGAATTAAACTACCAATCACGTAAGTCAAAAGCAAGACTTGAATGGCATAGAAATCTAATTTTCCATCTTcagcaaaaaaagaagataagaaTTAACGCCAATACATTAGCTCCATACAGGTGCATTTATTGAAAACTAAAGATAGTGTGGGAAATAGTAAAAACAGAGTTCAAAGACAAAAACAGTACCTAGGCAGATATGGCCATTGCTATAAATGTGAGGATGCAGAGGAGCTGGAGGGATAAAAATCACCTGGAATACCAAAACGATAATATGAAACCTATAAATCACAATCAATTAagataataattcaaatataaatgtCCTCCTGTGATTGCTTGGTTGTAGAGAATACTCGGGGAATGTTTATACTAAGCATCTACATTTGCGTATGGttctgttttcttcaattgttTGAAACCATAACACATCTACAACTCTACAACAATCAAGACAGAAGATTTAAAACACCATGAagacaataaaaaaatctaaattcGGAAATTATTTTGGACCTGTGGCGCTTCCATAGGATAATGCTCTGGAAAATCAACTTGGAGCTGATATGTTTCATTGGCGTAAAGAGTTCCTGGGGCTCCGTTGACTTCGATGACCCATCTtcacacaaaaattcaaaggaaATAACAAACATCAGAAAATTAATCgtaagaaaaattaattaaaactaCACTAAAGTAATTGAAAGTGGAACCTCTGAAGATTATCAGTGACTTTGTGTTTAAAACCGGCTGGGGGATTGACCTGCCACTCCACAAGCTCTTTCTGGAGCCGATTGCAGGCGATCTTGCTTAAAGCCTAAGCaccaaaaatttattttaaaaaagaaagcaaaagaaaacaaattgggGCTACATGTACAACCATAAATATATTTCAACTGTAAAATACGAGAGAGAAGTAGAAGAACCTTGCGTGAAGCGGCAGAGGAGCTGGTCATGGCTTCCTAAGCAAGCGAGCGCGAAAGAGAGAGGTCGACGGCAGTGTCGGAAAtactttgctttgctttgctctCTCAAGTCCCTCGAAATTTTCAGGAAAAGTACTTATACAAGTATATGATTAGTCAACTTAGGATTAAGAATTAATCGTGTTTTTACTTGTCCCTCCCTCGGAATCGTCTAGACTATACTTAGATTAtattttacccaaaaaaagtaCACAATTAATCACGCGCGCGAGCATCGGCAATCTCATCAAAAATCTCTCTCTGGGACCCACTGCACTAGAAGCTTTTCGAGCTTTCCTATTTTGCCACGGACATATCTGATTTCGTAATCCGCGTGGCCGTTGCTCTTGTTTTTTAAGTGCAAGTCGTTGCGGtcgtttttaattattttatagcTTCTTCCCTGTACCAAATATATTCTTCAAGAAAATAAGAGTAGTCAATTTcttcctaaattttttatatcttAAATTCTTCACagtccaaaaatatatttttggacACCGAGTTGTCTAATCCTGTAATAACTCATGATCGAATAATAAACTTTATAATATCTAGTTTATTTGTTAAGGAATATAATCATTAACGTTGAGTAATGAAGTCTTAGAAATATGTCGAGTCTTAAACTAAATAATAGTTTGgtgattttttgttgttgatagAATAGATTGATGGATTTGGTGTAGTAATATGGCATTATGGTGGAAACTTTGGTCTACGGTTCAATATGGAAGTTTGATCCTCTTATTTCATTTGACATCCTCTATACCAAAAtcatttaagtaaatttaggttttagccacaaaaaaaaaaacttttatttttgaaaaaagctaaagcttttttaaaaaagacaaaaaaacctctcaactttcaaaacaaagacatgcaaatataAATGATTCTttaggaaattcaaaaatacataatggcaattttgtccattttgacttcttttaaaaaatgtctctctcctttggttttttccaaagtctcccaaTGATTTAAACATTGCATATTCAAAGTGAGAGTTGTAGGAATTCTAATATGATgagttaaaattttttttttaatggaaataaatagaatttCATTCAACGAAACCATAGTTACAACAAGAGGATCAATAATACAATTGATTATAGCTACAACCAACCCTCtactagggatggcaaaaatccccgtaGGGGCGGGTCCCCGTcgggtccccgaccctaaCGGGAGGAGATTTCGGGGCTAAATGGGTATCGGGTACGGGGATTC
The window above is part of the Prunus dulcis chromosome 1, ALMONDv2, whole genome shotgun sequence genome. Proteins encoded here:
- the LOC117615296 gene encoding probable ubiquitin-conjugating enzyme E2 18, with product MTSSSAASRKALSKIACNRLQKELVEWQVNPPAGFKHKVTDNLQRWVIEVNGAPGTLYANETYQLQVDFPEHYPMEAPQVIFIPPAPLHPHIYSNGHICLDILYDSWSPAMTASSICISILSMLSSSTVKQRPADNDHYIKNCRNGRSPKETRWWFHDDKV